The following coding sequences lie in one Lysobacter capsici genomic window:
- a CDS encoding DUF4175 domain-containing protein, with translation MDIVAILVVVAGLYLAFKLVGLLLKGAMWLLVIGGLYWLIAPLAGWPMPG, from the coding sequence ATGGACATCGTCGCCATCCTCGTGGTCGTCGCCGGGTTGTACCTGGCGTTCAAACTGGTCGGCCTGCTGTTGAAGGGCGCGATGTGGCTGCTGGTGATCGGCGGCTTGTACTGGCTGATCGCGCCGCTGGCGGGCTGGCCGATGCCGGGCTGA
- a CDS encoding GTP-binding protein encodes MGAGKTTAIRAISDVEPVSTEMPISHALMGEKTHTTVALDYSTIELDGGELLHVYGVPGQRYLNFMWPLVCDGAVGIIVLVAADAGDMVAQTDMLLVEFAKIAPQASFAVGVTHTDVSNDFGLLHFRDALTQLGHKLPVVRLDARDGSQVEALIRILLSYRYAESVVNQRASTSA; translated from the coding sequence ATGGGCGCCGGCAAGACCACCGCGATCCGGGCGATCTCCGACGTCGAACCGGTCAGCACCGAAATGCCGATCAGCCATGCGCTGATGGGCGAGAAGACCCACACCACGGTGGCGCTGGACTACAGCACCATCGAGCTGGACGGCGGCGAACTGCTGCACGTGTACGGCGTGCCGGGCCAGCGCTACCTCAACTTCATGTGGCCGTTGGTGTGCGACGGCGCGGTCGGCATCATCGTGCTGGTCGCGGCCGATGCCGGCGACATGGTCGCGCAGACCGACATGCTGCTGGTCGAATTCGCCAAGATCGCGCCGCAGGCGTCGTTCGCGGTCGGGGTCACCCATACCGACGTGAGCAACGATTTCGGCCTGCTGCATTTCCGCGACGCGCTGACCCAACTCGGCCACAAGCTGCCGGTGGTGCGGCTGGACGCGCGCGACGGGTCGCAGGTGGAGGCCTTGATCCGGATCCTGCTGTCGTACCGCTACGCCGAGTCGGTGGTGAACCAGCGCGCGTCGACGTCGGCCTGA
- a CDS encoding alpha-2-macroglobulin family protein, whose product MQTSAPPPQPAPAAEAGDAGRPKPWTRARRAVLGDIAWSPPSWLAALLARIRQKPGLYLGSLLGLIVVGSLSYWLITRPKPVIPGALAVELHSPELTDYDRTPPKVDSLRLSFSDSAAPIKQVGSAPVGVALSPELKGAWTWEDDKTLVFTPSEDWPVKTQYSVELDPKQTVAPKVVLQEHAFEFETAPFKAEIANSEFYQDPQDPALKKAVFELKFSHPVDETELQRRIALKLADGASTALAAPKYTVTYDERRLKAWVHSEPLTLPENGGTVVLDLAAGVPAKRGGTGSADKLSASVRLPSLYSVNVSDVTATLVENERFEPEQVLALTFNNAMRDTDVAGAVHAWLLPTKDPRRPAAQQSGNYSWSQSDVDEAVLKAATVLPLSAMPTEREYIESHSFKFQAPPGRRIYLRVNKGLKAFGGFMLGANYATVQTVPEYPKLLRFVGDGALLSLRGERRISVVSRNVPAARLEIARVLPDQIQHLVFNNNGSYDKPTFYNLSADSLVEREEKRLVLPAENPAKAHYEGVDLGQYLKPSRRGVFLLSLRTMSDEDRKRSATETLADDAGSEEDTRLIVLTDLGIVVKQAMDGRRDVFVQSLANGTPVAGARVRAVARNGETLIETDTDASGRAQLPSLTGFKREKQPAMLTVSQGEDYSFLPIDDQQRKLDYSRFDIGGEPNDLEAGALNAFLFSDRGLYRPGDTINIGMIVRAADWKRPLTGLPLEWEFTDPRGNVAKREKLKLSEQGFESASFAPSDSAPSGTWQIQLFLLGRDDQRTTIGSTSVQVREFAPDTMKVSAKLSSDNPNGWIKPEQLSATVDAENLFGTPAQQRRVEGTMVLRPYFPSFAQHPGYQFFDPQRAKEGYDEALSDQTTNADGKAEFKLDLTKYERATYQLSFLARAFEPGSGRSVAAQTTALVSNNDFLVGIKPIDDLNYVKRGAKRALQLLSIGQDGKPKAIDGLHAVVVEKRYVSVLTKQDSGLYRYVSHERRYDLRDQPVAMAGGRQTVTLPTDQPGDFLLEVRGSDGKVLNQIGYRIAGAANLSRSLERNAELSLTLSKPSYKPGETIEISIRAPYAGSGLITLERDKVYAHAWFRADSSASVQKITVPADFEGNGYINVQFLRDPNSDEIYMSPLSYGVAPFAVDRSARTQPLTLDLPKVTKPGTPMTADVTTDGKARVVLFAVDEGILQVARYRVGEPLDHFFRKKALQVDTAQILDLLLPEFSRIAASAAPGGDGEGGMSKHLNPFKRKSEKPAVWWSGIVDVDGAHQFKFTLPDHFNGKVRVVAVAVTPERIGVIQRDAIVRGDFVLTPTVPTHVAPGDEFDLPVGVANTIEGAKSAAQVAVSLQLPPSLTLVGAAPAAVSIAPRSETTVRFRVRAGNALGALPIGIQAASGSAYKAQRRIELSLRPALVARQDLIAGRADKRTVIQPLRSMYDQHATRQVSASVSPLVALDGLTAYLGDYPHQCSEQLLSGAFPALVLQSHPELGKVIGPGAGNPKLGIIDVLRSRQNSEGGIGLWTATPDADDFVTGYAALYLLEARDRGQAVPDDLLRSLNSYLEQMAADRSGNDLASLRSRALAVYLLVRQGRTASNLLSGVHEQIKRDQPTTWENDVAGLLIASSYQLLQQDKAARPLANKALIRANRNAPAAASAYADYYDNGIDQAWTVYLLNRHFAALAKDQLKPAALERLLDPLRNNSYNTLSSALTVLAMDAYAGAQPQQPLPVLEAAGKDGKSRRIGAAQGSIARGGFAGGDLRLWVAPGGPAPAWYLVNQSGFDRALPKAVQDKGLEVIRDYLDDAGKPIAALKQGQEVTVRLRVRALGAQARGNIAVVDLLPGGFEPVMQYAAAPTASDAGSSDSEQEGCEEDCGDSEGGDEDGQPSRDGADPNAAPQQTLALPGSTFTPEHVEQREDRIVLYGDVGSAVTEFKYKVRANNSGKFVVPPVYAESMYERSVYAQGGPAGELQVAVPTP is encoded by the coding sequence ATGCAAACCTCTGCCCCGCCCCCGCAACCGGCTCCCGCCGCGGAGGCCGGCGACGCCGGCCGTCCGAAACCGTGGACGCGCGCGCGCCGCGCCGTGCTCGGCGACATCGCCTGGTCGCCGCCGTCCTGGCTCGCCGCGCTGCTCGCGCGTATCCGGCAAAAACCCGGCCTCTACCTCGGCAGCCTGCTCGGGCTGATCGTGGTCGGCTCGTTGAGCTACTGGCTGATCACCCGGCCCAAACCGGTCATCCCCGGCGCGCTCGCGGTCGAACTGCACAGCCCCGAGCTCACCGACTACGACCGCACCCCGCCCAAGGTCGACAGCCTGCGGCTGAGCTTTTCCGACTCGGCTGCGCCGATCAAGCAGGTCGGTTCCGCGCCGGTCGGCGTCGCGCTGAGCCCGGAACTCAAGGGCGCGTGGACCTGGGAAGACGACAAGACCCTGGTGTTCACCCCGTCGGAAGACTGGCCGGTCAAGACCCAGTATTCGGTCGAACTCGATCCCAAGCAGACCGTCGCGCCCAAGGTGGTGCTGCAGGAGCATGCGTTCGAATTCGAGACCGCGCCGTTCAAGGCCGAGATCGCCAACAGCGAGTTCTATCAGGACCCGCAGGACCCGGCGCTCAAGAAAGCCGTGTTCGAACTCAAGTTCTCGCACCCGGTCGATGAAACCGAACTGCAGCGGCGCATCGCGCTGAAGCTGGCCGACGGCGCGTCGACCGCGCTGGCCGCGCCCAAGTACACCGTCACCTACGACGAACGCCGGCTCAAGGCCTGGGTGCATTCCGAACCGCTGACCCTGCCCGAGAACGGCGGCACCGTCGTGCTCGACCTCGCCGCCGGCGTGCCCGCCAAGCGCGGCGGCACCGGCAGCGCGGACAAGCTCAGCGCCAGCGTGCGCCTGCCCTCGCTGTACAGCGTCAACGTCAGCGACGTGACCGCGACCCTGGTCGAGAACGAGCGCTTCGAACCCGAGCAAGTGCTGGCGCTGACCTTCAACAACGCCATGCGCGACACCGACGTGGCCGGCGCCGTGCATGCCTGGCTGCTGCCGACCAAGGACCCGCGCCGTCCGGCCGCGCAGCAAAGCGGCAACTACAGCTGGTCGCAGAGCGATGTCGACGAAGCCGTGCTCAAGGCCGCCACCGTGCTGCCGCTGAGCGCGATGCCGACCGAACGCGAATACATCGAAAGCCACAGCTTCAAGTTCCAGGCCCCGCCGGGCCGGCGCATCTACCTGCGCGTCAACAAGGGCCTCAAGGCCTTCGGCGGTTTCATGCTCGGCGCCAACTACGCCACCGTGCAGACCGTGCCCGAGTACCCCAAGCTGCTGCGTTTTGTCGGCGACGGCGCGCTGCTGTCGCTGCGCGGCGAACGCCGGATCAGCGTGGTCTCGCGCAACGTGCCGGCCGCGCGCCTGGAGATTGCGCGCGTCCTGCCGGATCAGATCCAGCACCTGGTGTTCAACAACAACGGCAGCTACGACAAGCCGACCTTCTACAACCTCAGCGCCGACAGTCTGGTCGAACGCGAGGAAAAACGCCTGGTGCTGCCGGCCGAGAATCCGGCCAAGGCCCATTACGAAGGCGTCGACCTGGGCCAGTACCTCAAGCCCAGCCGCCGCGGCGTGTTCCTGCTGAGCCTGCGCACGATGAGCGATGAAGATCGCAAGCGCAGCGCCACCGAAACCCTGGCCGACGACGCCGGCAGCGAGGAAGACACCCGCCTGATCGTGCTGACCGACCTGGGCATCGTGGTCAAGCAGGCGATGGACGGACGCCGCGACGTGTTCGTGCAGTCGCTCGCGAACGGCACACCCGTGGCCGGCGCGCGTGTGCGCGCGGTGGCCCGCAACGGCGAGACCCTGATCGAAACCGACACCGACGCCAGCGGCCGCGCGCAGCTGCCCTCGCTGACCGGTTTCAAGCGCGAAAAACAACCGGCGATGCTGACCGTCAGCCAGGGCGAGGACTATTCGTTCCTGCCGATCGACGACCAACAGCGCAAGCTCGACTACTCGCGCTTCGACATCGGCGGCGAACCCAACGATCTGGAAGCCGGCGCGCTCAACGCCTTCCTGTTCTCCGATCGCGGCCTGTACCGGCCGGGCGACACCATCAACATCGGCATGATCGTGCGCGCCGCCGACTGGAAGCGTCCGCTGACCGGCCTGCCGCTGGAATGGGAGTTCACCGATCCGCGCGGCAACGTGGCCAAGCGCGAGAAGCTCAAGCTCAGCGAACAAGGCTTCGAAAGCGCGAGCTTCGCGCCCAGCGACAGCGCGCCCAGCGGCACCTGGCAGATCCAGTTGTTCCTGCTCGGCCGCGACGACCAGCGCACCACGATCGGCTCGACCTCCGTGCAGGTCCGCGAGTTCGCGCCCGACACGATGAAGGTCAGCGCGAAGCTGTCGTCGGACAACCCCAACGGCTGGATCAAGCCCGAGCAGTTGTCGGCGACGGTCGACGCCGAGAACCTGTTCGGCACGCCGGCGCAGCAGCGCCGGGTCGAAGGCACGATGGTGCTGCGTCCGTACTTCCCGAGCTTCGCCCAGCACCCGGGGTATCAGTTCTTCGATCCGCAGCGGGCCAAGGAAGGTTACGACGAAGCGCTCAGCGACCAGACCACCAACGCCGACGGCAAGGCCGAGTTCAAGCTCGACCTGACCAAGTACGAGCGCGCGACCTACCAGCTGAGCTTCCTGGCGCGCGCGTTCGAACCCGGCAGCGGCCGCAGCGTCGCCGCGCAGACCACCGCGCTGGTGTCGAACAACGACTTCCTGGTCGGCATCAAGCCCATCGACGATCTCAACTACGTCAAGCGCGGCGCCAAGCGCGCCCTGCAGTTGCTCAGCATCGGCCAGGACGGCAAGCCCAAGGCGATCGACGGCCTGCATGCGGTGGTGGTCGAAAAGCGTTATGTCTCGGTGCTGACCAAGCAGGATTCGGGCCTGTACCGCTACGTCTCGCACGAACGCCGCTACGACCTGCGCGATCAGCCGGTCGCGATGGCCGGCGGCCGCCAGACCGTCACGCTGCCGACCGACCAGCCCGGCGACTTCCTGCTCGAAGTGCGCGGCAGCGACGGCAAGGTGCTCAACCAGATCGGCTACCGCATCGCCGGCGCGGCCAACCTGAGCCGTTCGCTGGAACGCAACGCCGAACTCAGCCTCACCCTGTCCAAGCCGAGCTACAAGCCCGGCGAGACCATCGAGATCAGCATCCGCGCGCCGTATGCCGGCAGCGGTTTGATCACCCTGGAACGCGACAAGGTCTACGCCCACGCCTGGTTCCGCGCCGACAGCAGCGCCAGCGTGCAGAAGATCACGGTGCCGGCGGATTTCGAAGGCAACGGCTACATCAACGTGCAGTTCCTGCGCGATCCGAACTCCGACGAGATCTACATGAGCCCGCTGTCGTACGGCGTGGCGCCGTTCGCGGTCGATCGCAGCGCGCGCACCCAGCCGCTGACACTGGATTTGCCCAAGGTGACCAAACCCGGCACGCCGATGACCGCCGATGTCACCACCGACGGCAAGGCGCGCGTGGTCCTGTTCGCGGTCGACGAAGGCATCCTGCAGGTCGCGCGTTACCGCGTCGGCGAACCGCTGGATCATTTCTTCCGCAAGAAGGCACTGCAGGTCGACACCGCGCAGATCCTCGACCTGCTGCTGCCCGAGTTCAGCCGCATCGCCGCCTCGGCCGCGCCCGGCGGCGACGGCGAAGGCGGCATGTCCAAGCACCTCAATCCGTTCAAGCGCAAGTCGGAAAAACCGGCGGTGTGGTGGTCGGGCATCGTCGATGTCGACGGCGCGCACCAGTTCAAGTTCACCCTGCCCGATCACTTCAACGGCAAGGTCCGCGTGGTCGCGGTGGCGGTCACGCCCGAACGCATCGGCGTGATCCAGCGCGATGCGATCGTGCGCGGCGATTTCGTGCTGACGCCGACCGTGCCGACCCATGTCGCGCCCGGCGACGAGTTCGACCTGCCGGTCGGCGTGGCCAACACCATCGAAGGCGCCAAGAGCGCGGCGCAAGTCGCGGTGAGCCTGCAACTGCCGCCGTCGCTGACCCTGGTCGGCGCGGCGCCGGCCGCGGTCTCGATCGCGCCGCGCAGCGAAACCACGGTGCGGTTCCGGGTGCGCGCCGGCAATGCGCTGGGCGCGCTGCCGATCGGCATCCAGGCCGCGTCGGGCAGCGCGTACAAGGCGCAGCGACGGATCGAACTGTCGTTGCGACCGGCGCTGGTCGCACGCCAGGACCTGATCGCCGGCCGCGCCGACAAGCGCACGGTCATCCAGCCGCTGCGTTCGATGTACGACCAGCACGCCACGCGCCAGGTCTCGGCCTCGGTGTCGCCGCTGGTGGCGCTGGACGGGCTGACCGCTTACCTGGGCGATTACCCGCACCAGTGCAGCGAGCAGTTGCTCAGCGGCGCGTTCCCGGCGCTGGTGCTGCAATCGCATCCCGAGTTGGGCAAGGTGATCGGCCCGGGCGCGGGCAATCCCAAGCTCGGCATCATCGACGTGCTGCGCTCGCGCCAGAACAGCGAAGGCGGCATCGGCCTGTGGACGGCGACGCCGGACGCCGACGATTTCGTCACCGGTTACGCGGCGCTGTACCTGCTCGAAGCGCGCGACCGCGGCCAGGCGGTGCCCGACGACCTGCTGCGTTCGCTCAACAGCTATCTGGAACAGATGGCCGCCGACCGTTCCGGCAACGATCTGGCCTCGCTGCGCAGCCGCGCCCTGGCCGTGTACCTGCTGGTCCGCCAGGGCCGCACCGCGAGCAACCTGCTCAGCGGCGTGCATGAGCAGATCAAGCGCGACCAGCCCACGACCTGGGAAAACGACGTGGCCGGTCTGCTGATCGCGTCGAGCTACCAGTTGTTGCAGCAGGACAAGGCCGCGCGGCCGCTCGCCAACAAGGCGTTGATCCGCGCCAACCGCAACGCGCCGGCCGCGGCCAGTGCGTACGCGGATTACTACGACAACGGCATCGACCAGGCCTGGACGGTGTACCTGCTCAATCGCCACTTCGCCGCGCTGGCCAAGGACCAGCTCAAGCCGGCGGCGCTGGAACGCCTGCTCGATCCGCTGCGCAACAACAGCTACAACACCTTGTCCTCGGCGCTGACCGTGCTGGCGATGGATGCCTATGCCGGCGCGCAGCCGCAGCAACCGCTGCCGGTGCTGGAAGCGGCCGGCAAGGACGGCAAGTCGCGGCGCATCGGGGCCGCCCAGGGTTCGATCGCGCGCGGCGGTTTCGCCGGCGGCGATCTGCGCCTGTGGGTCGCACCGGGCGGCCCGGCGCCGGCCTGGTACCTGGTCAATCAGAGCGGCTTCGATCGCGCCCTGCCCAAGGCCGTGCAGGACAAGGGTCTGGAAGTGATCCGCGATTACCTCGACGACGCCGGCAAGCCGATCGCCGCGCTCAAGCAGGGCCAGGAAGTCACCGTGCGTTTGCGGGTGCGTGCGTTGGGCGCGCAGGCGCGCGGCAACATCGCGGTCGTCGACCTGCTGCCGGGCGGTTTCGAACCGGTTATGCAGTACGCCGCCGCGCCGACCGCCAGCGATGCCGGCAGCAGCGATTCGGAACAGGAAGGCTGCGAGGAAGACTGCGGCGACAGCGAAGGCGGCGATGAAGACGGCCAGCCCTCACGCGACGGCGCGGACCCGAACGCCGCGCCGCAGCAGACCCTCGCCCTGCCCGGTTCGACCTTCACGCCCGAGCACGTCGAGCAGCGCGAAGACCGCATCGTCCTGTACGGCGATGTCGGCAGCGCGGTCACCGAGTTCAAGTACAAGGTGCGCGCCAACAACAGCGGCAAGTTCGTGGTGCCGCCGGTGTACGCCGAATCGATGTACGAGCGCTCGGTGTACGCGCAGGGCGGCCCGGCCGGTGAGTTGCAGGTGGCCGTGCCGACGCCATGA
- the pbpC gene encoding penicillin-binding protein 1C, producing the protein MTVRAILRRGLRRWRWWLLSLTVLAAVLIGVRWWPHPSLSESIPLSTVVRDREGRLLRLTLASDQRYRLWVPLKDISPQLVEAVMLQEDAWFRWHPGFNPISLVRGAWSTYGSGEARIGGSTLTMQLARLRWRLQTRDVRGKLVQIARALQLELFYSKDEILEAYLNFAPYGGNIEGVGAASLIYYRKPPDRLTLPESLALAVLPQAPSRRGKLAARDDDAFYIGTGLEAARARLYARWRERHPEDLAEDALLNLPLRLHSARELPFRAPHLVDRVLAERAWHPQAGPELKTTLDARLQRLLEERVRNHLQRERSRGLRNASAILIDTRDMGVRALVGSADYFDASIQGQVNGSDAKRSPGSTLKPFIYALALDQGVLHPQTVLRDVPSAFGPYTPENFDGRFMGPVTATEALVRSRNIPAVSVAAQLKQPTFYDFLRQAGVSRMASKDHYGLALVLGGGEVTMEELARMYAMLGNDGRLRPLRWREDDPQEEGARLLSAEASYITRDMLRQNPRPDAGSQPASRPLPVAWKTGTSWAFRDAWSAGIVGPYVLVVWLGNFDGSSNPALIGVEAAAPLFFDIVDGLQAARVDVSEPVRQWPLNIKRVEVCRASGDLPNAWCPQRGMTWFIPGKSPIRISTVHRAIALDRATGRVACGRFDPSTMRTEVFEFWPSDLAQVFVQAGIPRRRPPAGHDCGGAQDWLGSAPSITSPYRATRYTMRLSHPDQVNLSLAATVDADVSKVFWFVGTTFIGSADAGKALAWTPDRTGQFRLSVVDDHGRSDEREIEVAVVQ; encoded by the coding sequence ATGACCGTGCGCGCAATCCTGCGCCGCGGCCTGCGGCGATGGCGGTGGTGGCTGCTGAGCCTCACCGTCCTCGCCGCGGTGCTGATCGGCGTGCGGTGGTGGCCCCACCCGTCGTTGTCCGAATCGATCCCGCTGTCCACCGTCGTGCGCGATCGCGAGGGCCGGCTGCTGCGGCTGACCCTCGCCAGCGACCAGCGTTACCGCCTGTGGGTGCCGCTCAAGGACATCTCGCCGCAACTGGTCGAAGCGGTGATGCTGCAGGAAGACGCCTGGTTCCGTTGGCATCCGGGCTTCAACCCGATCAGCCTGGTGCGCGGCGCGTGGTCGACCTACGGCAGCGGCGAGGCGCGGATCGGGGGCTCGACCCTGACCATGCAGCTCGCGCGTCTGCGCTGGCGCCTGCAGACCCGCGACGTGCGCGGCAAGCTGGTGCAGATCGCGCGCGCGCTGCAACTGGAGCTGTTCTATTCGAAAGACGAGATCCTCGAGGCTTATCTCAACTTCGCTCCCTACGGCGGCAACATCGAAGGCGTCGGCGCGGCCAGCCTGATCTATTACCGCAAACCACCCGATCGCCTGACCCTTCCCGAATCGCTTGCCTTGGCGGTGTTGCCGCAAGCGCCCTCGCGCCGCGGCAAACTCGCCGCGCGCGACGACGATGCCTTCTACATCGGCACCGGCCTGGAAGCCGCGCGCGCCCGCCTGTATGCGCGCTGGCGCGAGCGCCACCCCGAAGACCTCGCCGAGGACGCACTGCTCAATCTGCCGCTGCGCCTGCACAGCGCGCGCGAACTGCCGTTCCGCGCGCCGCATCTGGTCGACCGGGTCCTGGCCGAACGCGCCTGGCATCCGCAGGCCGGGCCGGAACTCAAGACCACCCTCGACGCGCGCCTGCAACGCTTGCTCGAAGAACGCGTGCGCAATCATCTGCAACGCGAACGCAGCCGCGGCCTGCGCAACGCCAGCGCGATCCTGATCGACACCCGCGACATGGGCGTGCGCGCGCTGGTCGGTTCGGCCGATTACTTCGACGCTTCGATCCAGGGCCAGGTCAACGGCAGCGACGCCAAGCGTTCGCCCGGTTCCACCCTCAAGCCCTTCATCTATGCCCTCGCCCTCGATCAGGGCGTGCTGCATCCGCAGACCGTGCTGCGCGACGTGCCCAGCGCGTTCGGGCCGTACACGCCGGAGAATTTCGACGGCCGCTTCATGGGCCCGGTGACCGCGACCGAAGCGCTGGTGCGCAGCCGCAACATCCCCGCGGTCAGCGTCGCCGCGCAACTCAAGCAGCCCACGTTCTACGATTTCCTGCGTCAGGCCGGGGTCAGCCGCATGGCCAGCAAGGATCACTACGGCCTGGCGCTGGTGCTCGGCGGCGGCGAAGTGACGATGGAGGAACTCGCGCGCATGTACGCGATGCTCGGCAACGACGGCCGCCTGCGCCCGCTGCGCTGGCGCGAGGACGATCCGCAGGAGGAAGGCGCGCGCCTGCTCAGCGCCGAGGCGTCCTACATCACCCGCGACATGCTGCGGCAGAATCCGCGCCCCGACGCGGGTTCGCAACCGGCCTCGCGGCCCCTGCCGGTGGCGTGGAAGACCGGCACCTCGTGGGCGTTCCGCGATGCCTGGAGCGCCGGCATCGTCGGGCCCTACGTGCTGGTCGTGTGGCTGGGCAATTTCGACGGCTCCAGCAATCCGGCGCTGATCGGGGTGGAAGCCGCCGCGCCGCTGTTCTTCGACATCGTCGACGGCCTGCAGGCCGCGCGCGTGGACGTGAGCGAACCGGTGCGGCAATGGCCGCTCAACATCAAGCGGGTCGAGGTGTGCCGCGCCAGCGGCGACCTGCCCAACGCCTGGTGCCCGCAGCGCGGCATGACCTGGTTCATCCCAGGCAAGTCGCCGATCCGCATCAGCACCGTGCATCGCGCGATCGCGCTCGACCGCGCCACCGGCCGCGTGGCCTGCGGACGCTTCGATCCGAGCACGATGCGCACCGAGGTGTTCGAATTCTGGCCGTCGGATCTGGCCCAGGTGTTCGTGCAGGCCGGCATCCCGCGACGACGGCCGCCGGCCGGCCACGACTGCGGCGGCGCGCAGGACTGGCTGGGCTCGGCGCCGAGCATCACCTCGCCCTACCGCGCCACCCGTTACACGATGCGGCTGTCGCATCCCGACCAGGTCAACCTGAGCCTGGCCGCGACCGTCGACGCCGACGTGTCGAAGGTGTTCTGGTTCGTCGGCACCACCTTCATCGGCAGCGCCGATGCGGGCAAGGCGCTGGCGTGGACGCCGGACCGCACCGGCCAGTTCCGTCTGTCGGTGGTCGACGACCATGGCCGCAGCGACGAACGCGAGATCGAGGTGGCGGTGGTGCAGTGA
- a CDS encoding LLM class flavin-dependent oxidoreductase, with protein sequence MLPYSVLDLAPVTQGSDARQAFANSLDLARHAEALGYNRYWLAEHHNMPGIASAATAVLIGHIAGGTSTIRVGAGGIMLPNHAPLQVAEQFGTLASLYPDRIDLGLGRAPGTDQATARALRRYYDGADSFPQDVAELLHYFGPVQPGQTVQAVPGGGLEVPVWLLGSSLFSARLSAAMGLPFAFASHFAPDAMDEALTLYRRDFKPSARLQRPHAMLALNVVAADDSAQARRLFTTQQQSFVNLRRGRPGLIPPPIDDIETFWTPIEKAGVAQALACAVVGDAVEVREGIAAFIERHRPDELMITANVFEHGARLRSFELAAQALQAIA encoded by the coding sequence ATGCTGCCGTATTCCGTGCTCGACCTCGCCCCCGTCACCCAGGGCAGCGACGCCCGTCAGGCCTTCGCCAACAGCCTGGACCTGGCCCGTCACGCCGAAGCGCTGGGCTACAACCGCTACTGGCTGGCCGAACACCACAACATGCCGGGCATCGCCAGCGCCGCGACCGCGGTGCTGATCGGCCATATCGCCGGCGGCACCTCGACCATCCGGGTCGGCGCGGGCGGGATCATGCTGCCCAATCACGCGCCGCTGCAGGTCGCCGAGCAGTTCGGCACCCTGGCGTCGCTGTACCCGGACCGGATCGATCTGGGCCTGGGCCGCGCGCCCGGCACCGATCAGGCCACGGCGCGCGCGCTGCGTCGCTACTACGACGGCGCCGACAGCTTTCCGCAGGACGTCGCCGAACTGCTGCATTACTTCGGCCCGGTGCAGCCGGGCCAGACCGTGCAGGCCGTGCCCGGCGGCGGCCTGGAAGTACCGGTGTGGTTGCTCGGATCGAGTCTGTTCAGTGCGCGCCTGTCCGCGGCGATGGGCCTGCCGTTCGCGTTCGCCTCGCATTTCGCGCCCGACGCGATGGACGAAGCGCTGACCTTGTACCGGCGCGATTTCAAACCTTCCGCGCGCCTGCAGCGGCCGCACGCGATGCTGGCCTTGAACGTGGTCGCCGCCGACGACAGCGCGCAGGCCAGGCGTCTGTTCACCACCCAGCAGCAGTCCTTCGTCAATCTGCGCCGAGGCCGACCCGGCTTGATCCCGCCGCCGATCGACGACATCGAGACCTTCTGGACCCCGATCGAAAAAGCCGGCGTGGCCCAGGCGCTGGCCTGCGCGGTGGTCGGCGATGCGGTCGAAGTGCGCGAAGGCATCGCCGCCTTCATCGAGCGGCATCGGCCGGACGAACTGATGATCACCGCGAACGTGTTCGAGCACGGTGCGCGGCTGCGCTCGTTCGAACTCGCGGCGCAGGCGTTGCAGGCGATCGCCTAG
- a CDS encoding roadblock/LC7 domain-containing protein: MSKLQLDELNNLAGFVGAALVDSDSGMALATSGGGNVDLEVAAAGNSEVVRAKRRVAEQLGLNDTIEDVLISLSKQYHLIRPLESNPTLFLYVVLDRARANLAMARHELKSFEKTLDFK, from the coding sequence ATGTCGAAACTGCAACTGGACGAACTCAACAACCTGGCCGGCTTCGTCGGCGCCGCGCTGGTCGACAGCGACAGCGGCATGGCCCTGGCCACCTCCGGCGGCGGCAACGTCGACCTGGAAGTCGCCGCGGCCGGCAACTCCGAAGTGGTGCGCGCCAAGCGTCGCGTCGCCGAGCAGCTCGGCCTCAACGACACCATCGAAGACGTGCTGATCAGCCTGAGCAAGCAGTACCACCTGATCCGTCCGCTCGAAAGCAACCCGACCCTGTTCCTGTACGTGGTGCTGGACCGCGCGCGCGCCAACCTGGCGATGGCCCGTCACGAACTCAAGTCGTTCGAAAAGACCCTCGACTTCAAGTGA